The Shewanella algae DNA segment CGGAAACCGTCAGGATAACGATTCTGGAGGTGACTCCCTCCTGACGCAGGGCGTTCAGGGTATCGAGACCCGTCATGCCTTTCATATTCAGATCCAGCAGGATAATGTCCGGCTCGTTTTCGGCGGTAGCCGCCAAGGCGTCGAGCCCGGTACCGGCTTCACCGAAGAGACTAAAGTCAGGATCGGATGCCAGTAACTGACAGATACCGCGACGCAGTAAGGGATGGTCATCGACTACCAGAACTGAATAAGGTTTACCCATGATGTGGCTCCTGCTGAGGTGGGAAAGTCAGGACAACACTGGTGCCTCCCGACGCATTGCTGGAAAATTCAACCATACCCGAGAGGCGGCTCGCTCGCTCGTGCATTATCCCTATGCCGAAATGTTGATCCCTTTCCTTGATATGCGCCAGGCCTATGCCGTTGTCTTCGACACTGATAACCACCATGTTATCAGAGTTCTTTTCGCAGCTGATACAAATACGACTCGCATTTGCATGTTTAATGGCATTGAGGGTGGCTTCTCGGGTGAGCTGCAGAATATGAATATGTTGGTGCGCCGCCAGTAACTGTGGCGGCAGGCGATAGCTGAGTTCCAGCTCCGTGTCTGTTTGGCTGCGCAGTTGTTCCAGCATGGCCTCGAGGGCGTTGCGCAGATTGGGTTCTTTAACGGTCAGGCGGAAGGTAGACAGCAGTTCTCTGAGCTGGGCGTAGGCTGTGGTCACCCCCTCATTGAGTTCTTCGAGCTGTTGGGTCACCGCCGGGCTTTTGCAGCTCTGGTCGAGGCCTTTACGCAGCAAACTTATCTGGATTTTCAGGAAGGACAGCAGTTGCCCGAGAGAATCGTGCAGCTCCCTGGCGATAACCGCTCGCTCTTCCAGCAGGGCCAGCTGTTGGCGTTGTTCGGAGGCGTTGTGAATCACTATCGAGCGAGCCAGCATGATGGCGAAGTTTTCAAACAGAGGCACATTGATATCGTGCTCGCCTATCACTTCCAGAAAGCCGAGTTCCTGTTGTTCAAACTTGAGCGGAAACTGCATGGTCTGTCCGGATTGCGGCCAGATATCCTCGTCGGTGGCGATTACCTCCATGGCATCTTCATCCTGCTGAATAATCAGCCGCAGATGTTGCAGGTGCTCATACTCCTTGAGTTGCAGCAGCGACTGCCGCATCACCTCGAAATTGAGTTTGCCCGAATGCAGCAACACCAGATTGTCATAAAGAAATTTGAGCTCACGGTTGGCACGGGTCAACGCCAGGGTCTTCTCCTTCACCTGAGTTTCCAGGTTGCCGTAGAGAGTTGCCAGCTCCTGAGCCGTACTGTCGAGGGCATCGGAAAGAGCGCTGAGCTCAATATATTCCGTCTTCGGCATTTCGACGGCAAAGTTACCCTTGGAAATAGTGTTGGCCGATTCCATCATCTGTTGCAGCGGTACCACCACCTTGCGTTTGGTAAAGCGCACGGCGATAAAGGCAATCAGCAGCATCAACCCCAAGCCTACTATCTGGCTGACGGCCAGCAATCTTAGTTTGAAGGCGGCGTGGTGCTCCATCTCCAATACCAGCAAATCTATGGTATCGACAAAGTCTTTCAGCGAGGAGGCATAGTTGCGCGAGTCTTCCTGCTCTATGTAGTACTTCATGACCTTCCACTTGCTGATCACCAGTTGGTATTGCTGCCCGAGCCTGGCCGGCGATGACCAGTCCATAGAGCGTACCAAGGCATCTGAGTAGAGGGTGTTTTCAAATTCGCGAATTTTTTGCAGCGCTTCTTCACTGCCGGAGTTGGCATAAAACATCAGCCGGTAGCTCTGCATTCGCAGTGAGCCGGAAGCGTTGATCGCCCTGGCATCTCCCAGGCTGTATGACAGATTGATAATGGCAAAAGTGGCCAGACCGCTTGAGAGCAGGATAAGGGTCAGCATTAAGCCTAAAATGGTAGAGGTCAAACTGCCTCGTTTCATGAAATATTCACTCACTTTTGCTAAGGTTTCCTCAGTCCCTGCAGCGTTACTCTCGATTATCGGAAAGGAAACGCGCCGATAAGATTGTCGAGAATAAAAAAGGACTTGGGTCTCAGAGTTCTACATTAGCCAGCGCTTGAATACATTAACAAGAGTACAAAAATGTGAACAACATCGCCTTCACATTTTGATCTGGCGCAAACTTCGCCCCGGATACCCCCTAAGAGGTATATTTTTGGCGTATTCAAGCGGCTACTTTTGACCTTGGAGATGTCGTGGTTATTGCAAATAACGATAAAGTAACACGGAGATGAGATGGTGAAAAAATTAAGCCAAAAATCCTTTGCACTCAGTGCATTGGTCGCGGCAAGCGTAATGGCTGCCGGTGCGTTTGCGAGTGACAAGACCGAGCCTCGCAACGAAGTCTACAAAGACAAGTTCAAAAATCAATATGCCAGTTGGCATGACACTGCAAAGAGTTCTGAAATTGTTGACGTATTGGCAGAAGATCCCAACCTGGTGATCCTGTGGGCCGGTTATGGTTTCGCCAAGGACTACAATGCTCCTCGTGGCCACATTTATGCCGTGACCGATGTGCGTAACACCCTGCGTACCGGTGCGCCAAAGAGTGCCGAAGATGGCCCAATGCCAATGGCTTGCTGGAGCTGTAAGAGCCCGGATGTTCCTCGCCTGATAGAAGAGCAGGGTGAAGATGGTTACTTCACCGGCAAGTGGGCCAAAGGTGGCCCTGAAGTGGTTAACGCCATAGGTTGTGGTGACTGTCACGAGAAAGGTTCGCCCAAGCTGCGTCTGGGCCGTCCTTTTGCCGAGCGCGCCATGGAGACCCTGGGTACGCCATTTGATAAGGCTTCCCGCAAAGACAAGCAATCCATGGTTTGTGGCCAGTGTCACGTAGAATACTACTTTGAGAAAGTGGAAGGCCGTAAGGGCTTTGTTAAGTTCCCATGGGATCAAGGCACTACAGTGGAATCCATGGAAGCTTACTACGATGCCATCGAGTTTGCCGACTGGACTCACGCTCTGTCCAAGACTCCTATGCTGAAGGCACAGCACCCAGGTTATGAAACCTGGCAGCTGGGGGTTCACGGTAAGAACAACGTGACCTGTGTTGACTGTCACATGCCGAAAGTAACCAACGACAAGGGGCGTAAGTTCACCGATCACAAAGTGGGTAATCCTTTCGACCGCTTCGAAGAAACCTGTGCTCAGTGCCACACTCAGA contains these protein-coding regions:
- the narQ gene encoding nitrate/nitrite two-component system sensor histidine kinase NarQ; this encodes MKRGSLTSTILGLMLTLILLSSGLATFAIINLSYSLGDARAINASGSLRMQSYRLMFYANSGSEEALQKIREFENTLYSDALVRSMDWSSPARLGQQYQLVISKWKVMKYYIEQEDSRNYASSLKDFVDTIDLLVLEMEHHAAFKLRLLAVSQIVGLGLMLLIAFIAVRFTKRKVVVPLQQMMESANTISKGNFAVEMPKTEYIELSALSDALDSTAQELATLYGNLETQVKEKTLALTRANRELKFLYDNLVLLHSGKLNFEVMRQSLLQLKEYEHLQHLRLIIQQDEDAMEVIATDEDIWPQSGQTMQFPLKFEQQELGFLEVIGEHDINVPLFENFAIMLARSIVIHNASEQRQQLALLEERAVIARELHDSLGQLLSFLKIQISLLRKGLDQSCKSPAVTQQLEELNEGVTTAYAQLRELLSTFRLTVKEPNLRNALEAMLEQLRSQTDTELELSYRLPPQLLAAHQHIHILQLTREATLNAIKHANASRICISCEKNSDNMVVISVEDNGIGLAHIKERDQHFGIGIMHERASRLSGMVEFSSNASGGTSVVLTFPPQQEPHHG
- the nrfA gene encoding ammonia-forming nitrite reductase cytochrome c552 subunit, which produces MVKKLSQKSFALSALVAASVMAAGAFASDKTEPRNEVYKDKFKNQYASWHDTAKSSEIVDVLAEDPNLVILWAGYGFAKDYNAPRGHIYAVTDVRNTLRTGAPKSAEDGPMPMACWSCKSPDVPRLIEEQGEDGYFTGKWAKGGPEVVNAIGCGDCHEKGSPKLRLGRPFAERAMETLGTPFDKASRKDKQSMVCGQCHVEYYFEKVEGRKGFVKFPWDQGTTVESMEAYYDAIEFADWTHALSKTPMLKAQHPGYETWQLGVHGKNNVTCVDCHMPKVTNDKGRKFTDHKVGNPFDRFEETCAQCHTQSKEFMENLTAERKAKVKELKLKAEDQIVKAHFEAAAAWKAGATEAEMKPILTDIRHAQWRWDYAIASHGVAAHAPDEALRVLGTAVDKAANARVKLAQLLAKKGIVEPVALPDISTKAKAQAALGMDMKKMVSDKEDFKKNVLPKWDAEAKKREATYK